Below is a genomic region from Penaeus monodon isolate SGIC_2016 chromosome 33, NSTDA_Pmon_1, whole genome shotgun sequence.
NNNNNNNNNNCCAAACCCGAGGCGTAGTTCGCTGTCTTTAGCATTGGCAGCATTTCTCAAATTACCGAGATTCTCCTCACTGCGTCGCTCTCCAAGAATCTATTAATTATNNNNNNNNNNNNNNNNNNNNNNNNNNNNNNNNNNNNNNNNNNNNNNNNNNNNNNNNNNNNNNNNNNNNNNNNNNNNNNNNNNNNNNNNNNNNNNNNNNNNNNNNNNNNNNNNNNNNNNNNNNNNNNNNNNNNNNNNNNNNNNNNNNNNNNNNNNNNNNNNNNNNNNNNNNNNNNNNNNNNNNNNNNNNNNNNNNNNNNNNNNNNNNNNNNNNNNNNNNNNNNNNNNNNNNNNNNNNNNNNNNNNNNNNNNNNNNNNNNNNNNNNNNNNNNNNNNNNNNNNNNNNNNNNNNNNNNNNNNNNNNNNNNNGGGGAAAATAGCTAAGAGAGAAAAAGGTCGAGTTAATTGATGCCCTTAATATttaagaaagggggggtggggtggggtgggggacgAAAAATGATCTCAGAAGTTCCTCCTAAAAGGATGACGAACGCCGTGACGTCACCAAGACACAAACGAATGCCTGTGCGCTTTGAGGGAAGAAGATATGCGCGTCTGGAggtatattagatagtatatccAGGCTGATGTAATGGGTTTTTGTAACAGGAGGAATCGTACTCGCCTTTGTGACGCATGACAGGCATTTTTGGGAATCCTTTTCCTNNNNNNNNNNNNNNNNNNNNNNNNNNNNNNNNNNNNNNNNNNNNNNNNNNNNNNNNNNNNNNNNNNNNNNNNNNNNNNNNNNNNNNNNNNNNNNNNNNNNNNNNNNNNNNNNNNNNNNNNNNNNNNNNNNNNNNNNNNNNNNNNNNNNNNNNNNNNNNNNNNNNNNNNNNNNNNNNNNNNNNNNNNNNNNNNNNNNNNNNNNNNNNNNNNNNNNNNNNNNNNNNNNNNNNNNNNNNNNNNNNNNNNNNNNNNNNNNNNNNNNNNNNNNNNNNNNNNNNNNNNNNNNNNNNNNNNNNNNNNNNNNNNNNNNNNNNNNNNNNNNNNNNNNNNNNNNNNNNNNNNNNNNNNNNNNNNNNNNNNNNNNNNNNNNNNNNNNNNNNNNNNNNNNNNNNNNNNNNNNNNNNNNNNNNNNNNNNNNNNNNNNNNNNNNNNNNNNNNNNNNNNNNNNNNNNNNNNNNNNNNNNNNNNNNNNNNNNNNNNNNNNNNNNNNNNNNNNNNNNNNNNNNNNNNNNNNNNNNNNNNNNNNNNNNNNNNNNNNNNNNNNNNNNNNNNNNNNNNNNNNNNNNNNNNNNNNNNNNNNNNNNNNNNNNNNNNNNNNNNNNNNNNNNNNNNNNNNNNNNNNNNNNNNNNNNNNNNNNNNNNNNNNNNNNNNNNNNNNNNNNNNNNNNNNNNNNNNNNNNNNNNNNNNNNNNNNNNNNNNNNNNNNNNNNNNNNNNNNNNNNNNNNNNNNNNNNNNNNNNNNNNNNNNNNNNNNNNNNNNNNNNNNNNNNNNNNNNNNNNNNNNNNNNNNNNNNNNNNNNNNNNNNNNNNNNNNNNNNNNNNNNNNNNNNNNNNNNNNNNNNNNNNNNNNNNNNNNNNNNNNNNNNNNNNNNNNNNNNNNNNNNNNNNNNNNNNNNNNNNNNNNNNNNNNNNNNNNNNNNNNNNNNNNNNNNNNNNNNNNNNNNNNNNNNNNNNNNNNNNTNNNNNNNNNNNNNNNNNNNNNNNNNNNNNNNACCAAAGGAACGAATAACCGCCATTTCGGTCCGTGCCGCCGTCCTGATTGGCCCAGGAATCCAGGATGGCGCTGTTACCAAGGACTCCGCCCTCCGTCACGCCTCCTGCGGCGCCgtcaggaaaaggagaaagggggaaaagaaaaaggaaaagaaaaagagagagaaatggaaggaaaaagaaaaaaaaaaggaaaacaaaaagagagaaaaaaggaaatagaaaatggaaggaaaaagaagaaaaaaaaaggaaaaaaaaaggaaaaagaaaaagaaaaagagaggaaaaagggaataaaaaatggaaggaaaaatagaagaaaaaaaaattgggttttgtgNNNNNNNNNNNNNNNNNNNNNNNNNNNNNNNNNNNNNNNNNNNACAGAAAACTCTCCTTTATACGGAATGAATGAAACGGAttaaatgcatgataatctaaCCCCACGAAGATGTATTAtgactttaaataaataaataaagaacttCTAAGACCAAGTTGAtgctttttaacataaaaaaaaaaaaaatcaggatNNNNNNNNNNNNNNNNNNNNNNNNNNNGCCCACATCTATCCAGGGCATCGGCCGGGCATCTGCTTGCCAACCCATCTACCTGACCCCATGGCACTCTCCCCATGGCACTCTCCCCGTGGCACTCTCCCCGTGGCACTCTCCCCATGGCACTCTCCCCGTGGCACTCTCCCCATGGCACTCTCCCCATGGCACTCTCCCCGTGGCACTCTCCCCGTGGCACTCTCCCCATGGCACTCTCCCCATGGCACTCTCCCCATGGCACTCTCCCCATGGCACTCTCCCCATGGCACTCTCCCCATGGCACTCTCCCCATGGCACTCTCCCCGTGGCACTCTCCCGTGGCACTCTCCCCGTGGCACTCTCCCCGTGGCACTCTCCCCATGGTACTCTCCCCATGGCACTCTCCCCGTGGCACTCTCCCCATGGCACTCTCCCCATGGCACTCTCCCCATGGCACTCACAGATCCAGGCCACAGTACAGATCgaaggggtgtgtttggggggggggggaggcggtttGGCACTCTCAGGCTGGCATTCACTCGCTGGCACTCATTACTAAGGCGACGGGCTGAcggctctttctccccccctcccccttcccctccttctcccccccaccattTCCCCCCAGGCAGTGCCATGTAAGGAAACTCATGTTGAANNNNNNNNNNNNNNNNNNNNNNNNNNNNNNNNNNNNNNNNNNNNNNNNNNNNNNNNNNNNNNNNNNNNNNNNNNNNNNNNNNNNNNNNNNNNNNNNNNNNNNNNNNNNNNNNNNNNNNNNNNNNNNNNNNNNNNNNNNNNNNNNNNNNNNNNNNNNNNNNNNNNNNNNNNNNNNNNNNNNNNNNNNNNNNNNNNNNNNNNNNNNNNNNNNNNNNNNNNNNNNNNNNNNNNNNNNNNNNNNNAAAGCACAAAGTGTGACGNNNNNNNNNNNNNNNNNNNNNNNNNNNNNNNNNNNNNNNNNNNNNNNNNNNNNNNNNNNNNNNNNNNNNNNNNNNNNNNNNNNNNNNNNNNNNNNNNNNNNNNNNNNNNNNNNNNNNNNNNNNNNNNNNNNNNNNNNNNNNNNNNNNNNNNNNNNNNNNNNNNNNNNNNNNNNNNNNNNNNNNNNNNNNNNNNNNNNNNNNNNNNNNNTGGAAGgtgagggagtggggtggggggtgtgcgtGGGGGGTTGGGGCACGGAGGGGCGGGGTGTAAGTGCCCAAATATAGCGCCAGGTGGAAGCAGTGGAATGACCAGCACGATGGGCATTAAAaacgggggtaagggggggggtaaggagaggggggggggatagtctGCTGTGCATCCTCTTGGGACCTGTTCGGCTCGCGGCTATAGTCCCTCGTTCCTTCTANNNNNNNNNNNNNNNNNNNNNNNNNNNNNNNNNNNNNNNNNNNNNNNNNNNNNNNNNNNNNNNNNNNNNNNNNNNNNNNNNNNNNNNNNNNNNNNNNNNNNNNNNNNNNNNNNNNNNNNNNNNNNNNNNNNNNNNNNNNNNNNNNNNNNNNNNNNNNNNNNNNNNNNNNNNNNNNNNNNNNNNNNNNNNNNNNNNNNNNNNNNNNNNNNNNNNNNNNNNNNNNNNNNNNNNNNNNNNNNNNNNNNNNNNNNNNNNNNNNNNNNNNNNNNNNNNNNNNNNNNNNNNNNNNNNNNNNNNNNNNNNNtgttttatttgttaatcttatcttttgtttttggtggATTAGGGATacagatagtatagatatgaNNNNNNNNNNNNNNNNNNNNNNNNNNNNNNNNNNNNNNNNNNNNNNNNNNNNNNNNNNNNNNNNNNNNNNNNNNNNNNNNNNNNNNNNNNNNNNNNNNNNANNNNNNNNNNNNNNNNNNNNNNNNNNNNNNNNNNNNNNNNNNNNNNNNNNNNNNNNNNNNNNNNNNNNNNNNNNNATNNNNNNNNNNNNNNNNNNNNNNNNNNNNNNNNNNNNNtatgttatttatttataatttataatagattaaaatttaattttattttatatattatttattatatattgttaaaaatatatttttttttaatatattatttatttttatatatatttattatatatttattattatatatttttatatttattattttttattttatttattttttNNNNNNNNNNNNNNNNNNNNNNNNNNNNNNNNNNNNNNNNNNNNNNNNNNNNNNNNNNNNNNNNNNNNNNNNNNNNNNNNNNNNNNNNNNNNNNNNNNNNNNNNNNNNNNNNNNNNNNNNNNNNNNNNNNNNNNNNNNNNNNNNNNNNNNNNNNNNNNNNNNNNNNNNNNNNNNNNNNNNNNNNNNNNNNNNNNNNNNNNNNNNNNNNNNNNNNNNNNNNNNNNNNNNNNNNNNNNNNNNNNNNNNNNNNNNNNNNNNNNNNNNNNNNNNNNNNNNNNNNNNNNNNNNNNNNNNNNNNNNNNNNNNNNNNNNNNNNNNNNNNNNNNNNNNNNNNNNNNNNNNNNNNNNNNNNNNNNNNNNNNNNNNNNNNNNNNNNNNNNNNNNNNNNNNNNNNNNNNNNNNNNNNNNNNNNNNNNNNNNNNNNNNNNNNNNNNNNNNNNNNNNNNNNNNNNNNNNNNNNNNNNNNNNNNNNNNNNNNNNNNNNNNNNNNNNNNNNNNNNNNNNNNNNNNNNNNNNNNNNNNNNNNNNNNNNNNNNNNNNNNNNNNNNNNNNNNNNNNNNNNNNNNNNNNNNNNNNNNNNNNNNNNNNNNNNNNNNNNNNNNNNNNNNNNNNNNNNNNNNNNNNNNNNNNNNNNNNNNNNNNNNNNNNNNNNNNNNNNNNNNNNNNNNNNNNNNNNNNNNNNNNNNCCCCATAATGTCCAGCATTAGCTCATGACGACACACGCACGCTTGCCTCACCTCCCTCTGGTGAGAACGACATCTGTTTCCGGTCGAAGCTGTCAACGAGGCTGTCAAACTTGACAAGTTGCAGACACCTTTCCCTCGAATGTTGCGGTTGGTGACTTGGGCCGCCTTATCACGTGTTTTTTCCTNNNNNNNNNNNNNNNNNNNNNNNNNNNNNNNNNNNNNNNNNNNNNNNNNNNNNNNNNNNNNNNNNNNNNNNNNNNNNNNNNNNNNNNNNNNNNNNNNNNNNNNNNNNNNNNNNNNNNNNNNNNNNNNNNNNNNNNNNNNNNNNNNNNNNNNNNNNNNNNNNNNNNNNNNNNNNNNNNNNNNNNNNNNNNNNNNNNNNNNNNNNNNNNNNNNNNNNNNNNNNNNNNNNNNNNNNNNNNNNNNNNNNNNNNNNNNNNNNNNNNNNNNNNNNNNNNNNNNNNNNNNNNNNNNNNNNNNNNNNNNNNNNNNNNNNNNNNNNNNNNNNNNNNNNNNNNNNNNNNNNNNNNNNNNNNNNNNNNNNNNNNNNNNNNNNNNNNNNNNNNNNNNNNNNNNNNGGAATtctattagtggtgtgtgtgaaaacagagacaaacataTAGNNNNNNNNNNNNNNNNNNNNNNNNNTTATTTTGGAGATAAAGTTCGTGAGTTTAttgagaaagaaaattatgaaatagGTTGGCAACAGTTGGAGAGATGATAGNNNNNNNNNNNNNNNNNNNNNNNNNNNNNNNNNNNNNNNNNNNNNNNNNNNNNNNNNNNNNNNNNNNNNNNNNNNNNNNNNNNNNNNNNNNNNNNNNNNNNNNNNNNNNNNNNNNNNNNNNNNNNNNNNNNNNNNNNNNNNNNNNNNNNNNNNNNNNNNNNNNNNNNNNNNNNNNNNNNNNNNNNNNNNNNNNNNNNNNNNNNNNNNNNNNNNNNNNNNNNNNNNNNNNNNNNNNNNNNNNNNNNNNNNNNNNNNNNNNNNNNNNNNNNNNNNNNNNNNNNNNNNNNNNNNNNNNNNNNNNNNNNNNNNNNNNNNNNNNNNNNNNNNNNNNNNNNNNNNNNNNNNNNNNNNNNNNNNNNNNNNNNNNNNNNNNNNNNNNNNNNNNNNNNNNNNNNNNNNNNNNNNNNNNNNNNNNNNNNNNNNNNNNNNNNNNNNNNNNNNNNNNNNNNNNNNNNNNNNNNNNNNNNNNNNNNNNNNNNNNNNNNNNNNNNNNNNNNNNNNNNNNNNNNNNNNNNNNNNNNNNNNNNNNNNNNNNNNNNNNNNNNNNNNNNNNNNNNNNNNNNNNNNNNNNNNNNNNNNNNNNNNNNNNNNNNNNNNNNNNNNNNNNNNNNNNNNNNNNNNNNNNNNNNNNNNNNNNNNNNNNNNNNNNNNNNNNNNNNNNNNNNNNNNNNNNNNNNNNNNNNNNGGACAGACAGCGCCCACCTGCTACGAAAAGAAAGAGCGATCAGTTGCCTGTTGATTTACCTCCGCAGACAAGAGCGCTCTTTACACACANNNNNNNNNNNNNNNNNNNNNNNNNNNNNNNNNNNNNNNNNNNNNNNNNNNNNNNNNNNNNNNNNNNNNNNNNNNNNNNNNNNNNNNNNNNNNNNNNNNNNNNNNNNNNNNNNNNNNNNNNNNNNNNNNNNNNNNNNNNNNNNNNNNNNNNNNNNNNNNNNNNNNNNNNNNNNNNNNNNNNNNNNNNNNNNNNNNNNNNNNNNNNNNNNNNNNNNNNNNNNNNNNNNNNNNNNNNNNNNNNNNNNNNNNNNNNNNNNNNNNNNNNNNNNNNNNNNNNNNNNNNNNNNNNNNNNNNNNNNNNNNNCGCCCACAGGACAACGGCAAGACACACGCCCGTGACAGCGTCGGCGCCACCCAAGGTCGACCTcgaggggacggggggagggggggaggggagagaggcaaggtCGGANNNNNNNNNNNNNNNNNNNNNNNNNNNNNNNNNNNNNNNNNNNNNNNNNNNNNNNNNNNNNNNNNNNNNNNNNNNNNNNNNNNNNNNNNNNNNNNNNNNNNNNNNNNNNNNNNNNNNNNNNNNNNNNNNNNNNNNNNNNNNNNNNNNNNNNNNNNNNNNNNNNNNNNNNNNNNNNNNNNNNNNNNNNNNNNNNNNNNNNNNNNNNNNNNNNNNNNNNNNNNNNNNNNNNNNNNNNNNNNNNNNNNNNNNNNNNNNNNTTTTAGGTGGTTAATAAAACTGTATATAAGATTATTGATGNNNNNNNNNNNNNNNNNNNNNNNNNNNNNNNNNNNNNNNNNNNNNNNNNNNNNNNNNNNNNNNNNNNNNNNNNNNNNNNNNNNNNNNNNNNNNNNNNNNTAANNNNNNNNNNNNNNNNNNNNNNNNNNNNNNNNNNNNNNNNNNNNNNNNNNNNNNNNNNNNNNNNNNNNNNNNNNNNNNNNNNNNNNNNNNNNNNNNNNNNNNNNNNNNNNNNNNNNNNNNNNNNNNNNNNNNNNNNNNNNTCCTCACGAGATTGATAACAATTAACAAAGGTTAAATGTGAAGATTAAAAATATTTACTAAAGATTACTATTAACggaaaaaatgctgataataaaactTAGTAAGATAACAGagaacaaatttttaattttgagaaGATTGATGTTAACCAAGAATcgataaagatgagaaaaataaagtCAAAAATTATAAATGccaatgaaagaggaaaaagggataagataggagaaagaagaagagaaagaggaaagaggaaaatggagaagagaggaaatatagagacgaaaataatagaaaatgaaaacgaaagtaaataaaaagaaaatgaacatatcaaagaagaatagagaagagaaaagggctaagaagaagagaaagaggaaagagaaagatagagaagaggagaaaggaagataaaaacacAACGAAAAGGACCTCAAGAAcgaatagaggagaaggaagagagagaggagaaagggagatagagaagaggaggacagagaaggaagagaaaggaagatagataatggggagaaagaggagaaagagagatagaaaagagaaggataaagaaggaagataatgaggagaaagaagaaaaagagaagaaagagagatagagaagaggaggatggcgaaagaagggaaagagagatagagaaagagagatagagaaaaaggagaaatagatagacaaagaggagaaaaaggcatagagaagatgagaaataaaggtagagaaaaaggagaaagagagatagagaaaaaggagaaagagagatagagagaaaaaaagacagagaaagaaagataaagagagagataagataacaacagagaaaaggagaagagaaaaagaaaccaaaagaaacaaagaaacaagagatTTTACAGCGATTATGATGCCTTATTTAAGCGGGATTTTCTGTGATTCACTCGCCGGCGCAGGAANNNNNNNNNNNNNNNNNNNNNNNNNNNNNNNNNTGATGCAacaggagagaggtggggggggaggaggggaggggggaggggggtagaagggtgttgaaaagggaaagggggaggggagggaggggggatgcacaggagagagggtggggggaggagaggaggggagggggggtggaaggggtgttGGAggacgaatggggggggggggtttgtaggggtgttgggaagggggaggggggttgaaggtcgactggggggtaggggggagatggaggggggtgttttggaggggcaggaggaggaagggaaagaggaggggaaaaggaggagaaaaggaagaagaaagagtagagaaaaaagagagaaagaggagggaataagacaatgaagaacaagagaaaggaacAAGGGTGGGGaatgttgggggggaagggggaggggggagaggagcaagaggaaagGCTTGGTCAtaacggggaaggaggaggaggagggggggcggcggAAAGGGGACAACAAAGGAAatgggaatagggaggaggaggNNNNNNNNNNNNNNNNNNNNNNNNNNNNNNNNNNNNNNNNNNNNNNNNNNNNNNNNNNNNNNNNNNNNNNNNNNNNNNNNNNNNNNNNNNNNNNNNNNNNNNNNNNNNNNNNNNNNNNNNNNNNNNNNNNNNNNNNNNNNNNTGCGagtggaatgaggaagaagaaatagaaggtcAAGGGAAtagtaaagaaaatgggaaagaaaagacaggaaatgatggagtggaagtagagagaaagagaagaggagagatagaggaggaatagaagatagagagatgacagagggaaaaaacaagtaaggaggatagaggagagagaagaggagaaagagatgaggataacaaggagagggagaaagaaataaagagaatttttttttttaatcttatcaatatcaatgcaNNNNNNNNNNNNNNNNNNNNNNNNNNNNNNNNNNNNNNNNNNNNNNNNNNNNNNNNNNNNNNNNNNNNNNNNNNNNNNNNNNNNNNNNNNNNNNNNNNNNNNNNNNNNNNNNNNNNNNNNNNNNNNNNNNNNNNNNNNNNNNNNNNNNNNNNNNNNNTTTATTacccaaaaatatcaataaaatttttagtatattgcTAAACCGATGAGCTATTACGTACCTGGCANNNNNNNNNNNNNNNNNNNNNNNNNNNNNNNNNNNNNNNNNNNNNNNNNNNNNGGCTTTCCTACTAATAACTTatagtagcaatagcaataacaatagcagaaGTCTCACCACTAGCCGTTNNNNNNNNNNNNNNNNNNNNNNNNNNNNNNNNNNNNNNNNNNNNNNNNNNNNNNNNNNNNNNNNNNNNNNNNNNNNNNNNNNNNNNNNNNNNNNNNNNNNNtgtattaataatagtaatcttagtatgaataaaaataatttgatatcgttattactgtcattgaaAGCGAATGCTGAATATTAATCCNNNNNNNNNNNNNNNNNNNNNNNNNNNNNNNNNNNNNNNNNNNNNNNNNNNNNNNNNNNNNNNNNNNNNNNNNNNNNNNNNNNNNNNNNNNNNNNNNNNNNNNNNNNNNNNNNCTTGTCTATANNNNNNNNNNNNNNNNNNNNNNNNNNNNNNNNNNNNNNNNNNNNNNNNNNNNNNNNNNNNNNNNNNNNNNNNNNNNNNNNNNNNNNNNNNNNNNNNNNNNNNNNNNNNNNNNNNNNNNNNNNNNNNNNNNNNNNNNNNNNNNNNNNNNNNNNNNNNNNNNNNNNNNNNNNNNNNNNNNNNNNNNNNNNNNNNNNNNNNNNNNNNNNNNNNNNNNNNNNNNNNNNNNNNNNNNNNNNNNNNNNNNNNNNNNNNNNNNNNNNNNNNNNNNNNNNNNNNNNNNNNNNNNNNNNNNNNNNNNNNNNNNNNNNNNNNNNNNNNNNNNNNNNNNNNNNNNNNNNNNNNNNNNNNNNNNNNNNNNNNNNNNNNNNNNNNNNNNNNNNNNNNNNNNNNNNNNNNNNNNNNNNNNNNNNNNNNNNNNNNNNNNNNNNNNNNNNNNNNNNNNNNNNNACTTAATCCCCGCCTTTTCATGGCATCTTTCCCataatcctctcctcctcctcccttcttcgttCTATTACAAAGATAATTAAAATTCCTCTGGACTAGAATGGGGAAagatccttctctttctttcctcaattcctctattcctcctccttttttcccctattatcATCAATNNNNNNNNNNNNNNNNNNNNNNNNNNNNNNNNNNNNNNNNNNNNNNNNNNNNNNNNNNNNNNNNNNNNNNNNNNNNNNNNNNNNNNNNNNNNNNNNNNNNNNNNNNNNNNNNNNNNNNNNNNNNNNNNNNNNNNNNNNNNNNNNNNNNNNNNNNNNNNNNNNNNNNNNNNNNNNNNNNNNNNNNNNNNNNNNNNNNNNNNNNNNNNNNNNNNNNNNNNNNNNNNNNNNNNNNNNNNNNNNNNNNNNNNNNNNNNNNNNNNNNNNNNNNNNNNNNNNNNNNNNNNNNNNNNNNNNNTTCTGAAACGTGACACGTAGTTCTGGAAGTTTCtgtgtcgggggggggagggggggtcaatgGTCAGGTAATGGATGCTACTctttcgcgatttttttttttcacaccttcgtttttctttgtttctttttttctctctttctttctcttgtctcttttctcttttcttttagtctcatattttctctttctttctttttcattctttctctctctttctctcttcctctctcctcatcctccttccttccctcccatttttcctcgtttcctttgctccccattctccctctttctccctgtctcctcccttcctcgtccttcctccttctcctcatccttgaATTAGGAACAGAGGACCTCGCCCTTGTGCACGACGCCCCTTGGGATGCCACNNNNNNNNNNNNNNNNNNNNNNNNNNNNNCGGGACACGCAGGAGAAGGCGTCGACGAAGGGAGCCAGAAAGGGgacgaaaaattttttggtagCGAACGGGAGGAAGGATAATTAAGAATAANNNNNNNNNNNNNNNNNNNNNNNNNNNNNNNNNNNNNNNNNNNNNNNNNNNNNNNNNNNNNNNNNNNNNNNNNNNNNNNNNNNNNNNNNNNNNNNNNNNNNNNNNNNNNNNNNNNNNNNNNNNNNNNNNNNNNNNNNNNNNNNNNNNNNNNNNNNNNNNNNNNNNNNNNNNNNNNNNNNNNNNNNNNNNNNNNNNNNNNNNNNNNNNNNNNNNNNNNNNNNNNNNNNNNNNNNNNNNNNNNNNNNNNNNNNNNNNNNNNNNNNNNNNNNNNNNNNNNNNNNNNNNNNNNNNNNNNNNNNNNNNNNNNNNNNNNNNNNNNNNNNNNNNNNNNNNNNNNNNNNNNNNNNNNNNNNNNNNNNNNNNNNNNNNNNNNNNNNNNNNNNNNNNNNNNNNNNNNNNNNNNNNNNNNNNNNNNNNNNNNNNNNNNNNNNNNNNNNNNNNNNNNNNNNNNNNNNNNNNNNNNNNNNNNNNNNNNNNNNNNNNGATAATCCAGAATAATGATAGtgtgttttcttttgtaaaaGCATTAAGTTACGTAGAAATATGTATAANNNNNNNNNNNNNNNNNNNNNNNNNNNNNNNNNNNNNNNNNNNNNNNNNNNNNNNNNNNNNNNNNNNNNNNNNNNNNNNNGAAATGCTAGAGACCCACccttcaccccctacccctcccccatcccccaccattctaaaaaaaaaggggggggagggtaggggaggaggggggagggaggaaaggggggggagggcgggagggaggaaagggggggagggcgggagggaggaaaggggggggagggcgggagggaggaaaggggggggggcgggagggaggaaaaggggggggagggcgggagggaggaaaggggggggcgggagggaggaaagggggggggggcgggaggaggaaaNNNNNNNNNNNNNNNNNNNNNNNNNNNaaagggggcgggagggaggaaaaggggaagggaagaatcgAGGAAGAAGGAAACAGCACAAGAAGAAGACTGTGTCGTGTTAGAAGGtgacaggaacacacacacactaacaaaggGAAATTCTTCACTCGATTCCCTGCGCTGCTGAAACAATGAGNNNNNNNNNNNNNNNNNNNNNNNNNNNNNNNNNNNNNNNNNNNNNNNNNNNNNNNNNNNNNNNNNNNNNNNNNNNNNNNNNNNNNNNNNNNNNNNNNNNNNNNNNNNNNNNNNNNNNNNNNNNNNNNNNNNNNNNNNNNNNNNNNNNNNNNNNN
It encodes:
- the LOC119594251 gene encoding putative proline-rich protein 21 is translated as MISEVPPKRMTNAVTSPRHKRMPVRFEGRRYARLEGIGRASACQPIYLTPWHSPHGTLPVALSPWHSPHGTLPVALSPWHSPHGTLPVALSPWHSPHGTLPMALSPWHSPHGTLPMALSPWHSPHGTLPVALSRGTLPVALSPWHSPHGTLPMALSPWHSPHGTLPMALSPWHSQIQATEAKADSTGAHNSRMNRRSQLNQ